Genomic window (Takifugu rubripes chromosome 1, fTakRub1.2, whole genome shotgun sequence):
TATAAAGGCCCAGCATCtcctctgtatgtgtgtgattttaGAACCGGATATAATCTGTTCTGCAAAGAGCAAGTGAACCATATTACAGGAGTTCCTAAAAAAATGTACTGCACTGTCTTGGCCAAGCGTTGGAAGGAACTGACTGAAAACCAGAGGCAAGAGTACAGTGTGCGCTGTAGAGAGGTATGGAGATGGAAGCTCATTTGGGATGGCTGCAGAATCTACCAATTACataaatacttttctttcagtTGAAGAGACAGTACCAAAATGACCTGACCTGCTGTCTAATGGTGAGATGGTTACAAAAATACCAGTGTGGAATTGATCTACAAGCAATAGGCAACGTGATGAAGACATTTGTTCTGCAGATGGAGGAGTtagaggagggagaagcaggGACTGGATCAACATGGCACCAAAAAGATGAAcattgtatgtgtgtttgtatatacgtgtacgtgtgggtgtgtgtgtataagtgcATGAGCAGCAGTGTGTTGGGGATTATTTGTGATTTCTATCTGCTTGAGACTTATTTTGTGTTCATTTGCAGAGCCGTAATGGCAGAGCAGCAATCACAGGCGAGCCTCAGATGCCATCAAGGTGAGCATGAACGTGGGCGTGGCTAAAAGACGCCTCTCACTCCTGCAGCACATGATGGTCTGTCTGTAGCCATATTTACATGCGTCCTCCCCCACAGATACAGCTATCACATTTATATAAAAGAAGAGATGAAGCGGTTGAAGAAAAATATCCCAGACACAAAAATTCGCTTTGCTAAGATCAACCAGAATTGGAAGCAGCTCTCTTCTGTGCAGAAAGAAGCATacgaaaaaaaacaggaggaaaatatAGCAAAATACTCACTGGAGCTTCAGCAGTGGTTTCAGGTACATTTATTTCTCCTGCCAGTGTTTTTCCGTTTAAATCtacagttttaatttaaaacatggGAGCCGCTTGATGTCTGAGATgagtcttttctttcttcagggACTGAACCCACAGGAACAGAAAGAGTATCGGAGACAAAATCCCAGCGTAAGCATGCATGAATATGGAAAAACACTCAGCTGCCATGCTGCCCGACACGCTTCAACCAAGCTTATTTCTACATTTGTCTTTGCAGAAATTTCAATACCTTAATTATATTAACACTGCAGCACATAAGGAATTCCCCCCTATGCCGTCTGTGAGTTTACAGCAGTACACTTACacagaaatgaatgaaacacaTCTTTCTGATGAAAAGTACAACTGAGTAAAAGCTCTTTTAACTTCAAAAAACAGGATTCAGAGGACGAGGACATTACAGATGATAGCAGCAGTGAAGATCTGTACTTTGACTCAATAGAGGTGTGATATATCCTTTGTATTTAGCATTTTAAGCTAGCGTTCATGCATCACGTTATTCATGTAAACGACTGTTtgacagagtgaagaggaagacgaggaagacgaggacATGCCGTTCATGTTTTAGGTGATGAGATGGGAATGCACACCAGGGCAGGTCTTGTTCAAAGCTGGACTCTGGAGTCTTTGAATAGCTGGATGGGGTTTTAATGTTTCATTCTTTGGAGCCTGTTGCTGCCTAAAAACTGCTCTCGTCTACACGCAGAGGGATTCCTCTTTTTTATTGGGACCATTGATCCATATTCACTGACTCGGTGTATAAATTCCTTTGGGTTTATAAGGTGATATTTATGTTATTATGAGCAAAGTGCTGGATGATAAGCACCTATAAAATGGAATCAATGAGCCAAGGAACCAAAACCAATTTACAGCCAAATACTAACTGGGTTGCTGTTGCGTCTGCTCAGGGTACAAACGCTCTAACGGGGATCCTCAAAACTATTTTCAAACAAAATAAACTTATTTCTGATTTGTAAAAACCTAATACACCGAGGGGGACTATAATTCACAAAATTACTTGTAGTGAGAAAATAAATACTGTTTGTCTGcttatttttgtaaatgttatATTTAAACATCAGTTGTGATAAGCTATTGTGTGTTGGcgtattattttaaaatgactttattatatttattatatatatatatattcaccCGAACTGCAAAACATTATAACTTATTGTGTTCCTGGCCTGTGGGCAGAGATGGAACACTTATGTTGATATTGGGCCTGTGATTATAAGAAAGTATGAAAATGATGGGTTCAAACAATTGGCACaccaatttttttaaattattttttaattccaCTTAAGTCCAAATGGCACAAAGACGCACTGTGGTGCGGGGCTGTGCGGGGCTGTGCGGAGGGCTGAAGTGCGCTCACCGCCGGTGGATGCGGGCTCGGGGATCGATTAGAACTGTCTGCGCTCCATGGTGCAAAGATGGATGCCTACCGAAATGGGTAAATAACGCAATTAGCGTTTTGCTTCGCCGTGATTGAGTGTTCCGGCTTGATTTGGTTTACAGTGGCCTAGGCGGGTAATTTTGGAGCCCCGGGTTCGTGCGTGGGGTTGGAAGGCGAACAGCCGCAGTGCAGCACCGGTGTTGGGTTCCCGGACGAGCCTCGCTGGAGCCAAACGTAATTTACGCGACCAATCAGTCGAGTGTAGCCTTATTAATTTCTGCTTGGGAGTCAAACGTGGCACAATTCATACGTTTATTCCCTAGTTTGAGCCACCTTTGACCCGGGTGTTTGGTGTTTCGCGTCCCTCTCAGCACTTTGGCATGTTGTGTCCCTCCAGCCTATTTACAGCCGcgctctttgttttcttcaacATGGTTTTGGCTAAGCTACTCTCCTTCAGCGGCAACGTTCAGACCTGTAGGGTGGTTAGGAGAAAAGTGGACGAACGTCATGTTCCGTCTAAGACAATaagtttcctgttttctgctgttCCGCAGGTTGTGAACGTGGGAAGTGTCTCTCCGGCAGCATTTAACGTGTAGTTGTGAGTAGCTGCATCATTCAGTGCGTCAAGTGTTTCACAAACTGATTTCCTCCGCTTGCTTTAGCAGGGTGGGGTGATGCCAATGTTGTTGACTGAATGCCTCcccccttctgctgcagccctgTTTTGGGCCGAtgcctcctgctctgcagcaTGACCACAGCAGTGACTGCTCATCTGGTAGTGCTGGCAAATGAAAATGGAGGAGGTTTCAATGTCCGGCCTGGACAGCAGCAAGCTGGAGGTAGAGTGCAGCGAAGCTACAGTGTGTTTCCAGTGACTTTACAAACGCACATGAGGTGTGGAGGCTGTTGCACCACCGCGTCTGCTTGCTTCCTTCCTTGCCAGGGCCTCGCTCAGGACATCCTGTCTGACCTGGTGGAGGATGCATGCCTGGGTCTTTGCTTCGAGGTCCACCGGGCTGTCAAGCAGGGCTATTTTTTCCTGGATGACACAGACCAAGAAAGCATGAGGGATTTTGGTGAGCTCAAACTCATTCTCGCTCTCCCCGGGGGAAGAAGGTAACAATTTATGTGCCCAGTCATCATCACTAGCCCAAATGTGTTCATATCAGGCCGTCTATGTTTTTAAGGCAGAATGCAACACAGAACAGTCAGGCACCTGCTTTTACATTTCCAGAAATTGTGGACCAGCCGGGGCTGGATGTTTTTGGCCAGGTATACAAccagtggaaaaacaaggagTGTGTTTGTCCTAACTGCAGCCGAAGCATCGCCGCTTCACGCTTTGCCCCTCACCTTGAGAAATGTCTGGGAATGGGACGCAACAGCAGTCGCATAGCCAACCGCAGGTAacccagagagggagagagctaTGAACCAGTGCAAACTCAAATCAAGTTTGCTTCTCTAGACTGGCCCAAATGCAGGTATTGGCTATATTGATGCATGTGCTGTGGAATATTGATGCTCTGTTCAGGGCCCTAAACAA
Coding sequences:
- the LOC115250308 gene encoding nucleolar transcription factor 1-like, which produces MNISRNGRAAITGEPQMPSRYSYHIYIKEEMKRLKKNIPDTKIRFAKINQNWKQLSSVQKEAYEKKQEENIAKYSLELQQWFQGLNPQEQKEYRRQNPSKFQYLNYINTAAHKEFPPMPSDSEDEDITDDSSSEDLYFDSIESEEEDEEDEDMPFMF
- the LOC115250309 gene encoding ataxin-7-like protein 3, whose amino-acid sequence is MKMEEVSMSGLDSSKLEGLAQDILSDLVEDACLGLCFEVHRAVKQGYFFLDDTDQESMRDFEIVDQPGLDVFGQVYNQWKNKECVCPNCSRSIAASRFAPHLEKCLGMGRNSSRIANRRIVTGNNTNNKSESDQEDNDDVNDNDWSYGAERKAKK